A stretch of DNA from Castor canadensis chromosome 2, mCasCan1.hap1v2, whole genome shotgun sequence:
ggtctttaattccaacagtaggagacaaagacatacaaagaaaacacacacagtgacacagaaaataatcacattaattcagagtggATTCTTACACCATTTCTTTGTCGTTATCTTTAGTAGATTAGTCCTCGAGATTCATAAGTAGTTTTATCTCTAACACAAATACTCTATTCTTTGTCCAGTCCTTAACATTAATATATCaaaaacatgtataaaaactatGATAATTCAGAGAATTTTAGTAACAAGTTAGTTcaattttcctagaggatggcaagatgaCATCCcatccctagggagtggcaagacaGCGCTGAACACACGGTGGCAGCATTttctgtgaccacatggtctctccagaGGGTCTCTCAAATgcaacacaaagacatgttacatgcaacatacaggctcaaaatggCAATCTGTTATAGGCCTAAAAGGTCCTTCCCCCTGGGAGACTGTGTCCATGACTTAGGCATGCTAACGGAAAGACCAAAAAATTGAAGCAAACTAAGCTGGGATTTAACATGTTTTGTTAGTCTCCTTGGATGTGACTGTCATttgatagttttggagaattagtcaTAGGCTGCAGAACTATTCCTtctttgaatataatgtcctgTCTTTTAGATTTAAAAGCTAatctaaatttaggattactagggcTAGGGCAAATGTCAGTAAACCTTTTAAGCTTTgagggctttttttgttgttgtccagTTTACTCCAGGTATTTACAATCAGATCCTGGGTTGCCTCATTAGAGGCTTTGCTATACCTAGAAAGCCAGGAATCTAAATCCTATAGAACCCAGCCATTTACAGATCCATGGTTTGGAAAGGACCTttaacaagtttagaatctgacatactacaCTGAGATAAAGAGAACAAGGTTTtccctcaggaaaaaaataaacttttatacaACTTTAACCCTGTAAGCCTTTTGGATAgcatttaaattaaatgtttaaattaaagTTTAGACATGTATGTAGCCCACACATTTTTTGGGGAGttaagatgttttaaaatcactgaaaagacagaaaagtacATAAACAGATTTTGTTAGGACTCAGTTTCCTACAGAATCAAAAGCCTACAAAATTTCACAATTATCCCAATAAAACATAAACTCTCTCCTATAAGCTAGTTTTTAACAAATATTACTAAGAGCAGAATATCTTTAAGATAGAATTAGATGCTAGATTTAAGTTAATTTACTACATTTTGATTTTAGGAAATGATTCAGATAaccttttaaattatagccaTATTAATTTACATCATATATTTTGTTACCTTTTGAACATTGAGGTTTTCCCcttttataaaagtaatttaactttttaacttcACTAATCTCTTTAAGGTCAGATAGCCAGGGCCCAGAGGCCATCACAGGAAGCTCTAAAGTTAGCCACTACCTTAACGCCTAATCCAATCTCTACCCAACAGCAATTCACACCCTAAGCATCAACTGTGCCTGGAGCAGGGAGATTTTTCGCAAGTACTCCCAACAAAGACCCAAACTGAGGAGCTAGACAGAACAAAGGCTAGGCATCTCAAcagaaattctctatcaattCGAGCAGGAACCAACAGATCactcaatgtctctcttaacaaTGACCCAAACTCAGAAAGTCATCCCAGGGGAAAAAGGGTCCAAAGCTTAAGagtttcttagtaaatattttaaccttAAAATCTGACCCCATTGTTCTGTTAGAGACAAGGCCTGAGGCTGGCCAGGTGGGGTGTGCCCCTCACTTGCCAGTGAAGTAGCCATCTCACTGGACAGGTTATGGTGGGGGATGGCCAAGAGGAACCAGACTTAGTGACTGGGGAGACGGCTGCCGTGGCTAGCACGCCTCCTCTGCCTGGGCTGGTGGgcagaaagggaggagagagaagggtgaAGGGGAGGCCACAGTTTTAAGGTGGCTTGACCTGAAGGGAAACCACGGGGTGCAGGAATCTCCGCAAGAGTGTCCTGAGAACTCCAAGCCATGGGGGGAGCATGCTTTGGGTGGACAGATGCCGCAGGGTTCTGCAGGCTGCTCGCCCCCAGTGTGACCCACAGAGAGGTCCTCACGTTGAGCGGACCAACGGTCCTGGGGACCCTGCGTTTCCCAGCTGCATTCCACGAGGGCAGAGCTCAGCCCATTCCCTTGGCTgtccagaagaaagaaaagaaaaaagagtagcGACCCTCTAAGGCACGGGGACTGGGGGCTCACCATgtctcctggctggctttgccacaaaatgttaatggcactggtgcagtctgtgatcagaagacttcgaATTCTTTGTATCCCATGGGGAAGaacccatggcaggacacatgggtataaagagagtttattaaaagttagggaaggaaaatacaaaatggagcACAGTGAtgcccaggtggaagccagaaacTGAAAGAGCGTTTCTGCtcctcaggtgcttttaaaacctccGATAACCTGTGGGCAGGGAAGAACcgggtgattcccatccaataatcaatgagtggggaggggatgggcgcttcccagccaggtgagggcggTTCCTGAGCCAGAGCACGGTGGATCTAAAATGgagtatttttctatgagtctcTAAATTTCCCTACTTTAGTCTGCTTCAAATTCACATTGTGGGGAATGGTGGTGGAGAGTGTGGGTCCTTTGCGGGTGGTTACAAAGGTGACTGAGTTTATAAGGGAAGAAGAGGATGAGTAGGTCACAGTGccttatgctaggcaagtgctctgacgCTTGAGGTGCACCGCCAgcatccttttgtttgtattttgtttcttagCTAGTGGCTCCCTgagtttgcccaggctggcctccgactcttgtgatcctcctgcctcagcctcctgagtatctgggattacaggcatacaccatcacaccttgtcttaatttttattttttgtttttgtttgtctaatggttccttttttccttttttttttttgctgtctagTCAACCTCATGGTCTTCTACTTCTTGGTACAAGCATCGTCATCTTCGTCATCTCCAGCTGCCCCTTTGTTGTAGCCCCCTCAAGCTCTTCTTCATCCAGTCTTCACCGCGGGCTGCTTGTACAAGGTCTTGTTTGAAGGGCTGGCCCTTGGCTGTCTTCTGAGATCTTGACTTTTGGAATGTACCATTGCTGATAAGGGTGAGCTTGTGTAGCTGGGCACCAAATTCCACTGTATCGTAGACTGTAGAAACGATGGGATTTCTGAACTCCCTGGGGAGTCTTGAATGGCTACCACAGTATCTGTGGAGGCAATAGGGGTGCCTCTGCCACCAGCTCTAGGAAAAACCCTGAGAAGTCTCTGAATCTTACATGGGCTTCTCTGGGCAGAAACCCTGACATGTTTCTGTGCAGCTCTCAGTGGTGGGGGAACGTAGGAGGCCTGGACGGGTTTCTCCCATTGTCTACCTACAGTGTCTCTGCCCGGTTGATACTGCATATCCTTTTTGCTGCTACAGCTTAGCCATGGAGACCCTGTGGTCTTTCAAGTGGAGGACCAAGTGTGCAGCTGGGCCTCGGACCCTGACACTGGCAGATAACCCTCAGAGACTCAGCTCTCTGAATTTGTACCCCAATTTCCATTACAGTCCTTAAGACTTTCCGTCATTTTCTTGATAGTATTATCAGGACTTTAATCCTGAAGTTTAGGCACTTTTTCTTCCCAGGGGACAATTATTCTGGGGTTTTATTTCAGTATGTGTTGGATAACCTATGtaaaaaaaatgatttctaaaaTGATTGTATCTTCGTGTTATATTATCTATTTCTTAATAGTgacaatcaaaataaaaacaaaaaccatcaaATTGTCACACATTCACCTCCTTAAATCTGAATTCACAGAGCAGTCCTGGGCCCCTTCAGcctccacacccagctgtttGCTTTCTGGGCCAGGAGTTCTAGACTCAGAGGTTGGAGCCATTGGAGGAGTGTTTTAGGTTTCCTCTTGTTATGTTCCACGCCTGCCCGCAAAGGTCACTCCCTGGAATAACAGGCATGACTCTGGAGGCAATAATGTGAGCATTTATTATCAAATCCCTGCACAGAGGCACAGGAAGGGATCAGGATGGTAAAGAATGAGCAAGAGCTGCTGAAATGGTTGGGTGGAACACGTGGGGAAGGATGAAGAGATATTGGAGTCCCTTTTCTCCCAGGCGTCAGATGCAGGGACACCCCGAGCAGAAGGGGACCAGCATGAGTGTTCAGGAGAGGTAGGGCGACATCCCAGTCACTTCCAGCAGCGTCTTCTGGTCCTTTTCCTAAGGGAGTGGCAGACGCAAGACAACTTTGACAGGAGAGGGCAAATTCCTCCTCCAGGACAGCTTAGCTCTGGAGCTAGGCAGATCCAAAAGTAGCTGCCTGGGGGGTACTGTAGATACCCCTACAGGCCCCGCATAGAGATGGACTTCCTGGCTTCCTGgggtctttggccaaggcctcgTTGGTTAGGAACAGGGGCTTTCTGAGCTGGTGCAGAAAGGCACACATGGTGCTACCCGAAACTCGTGCAATGTTACTCTGTCCATTCCTGTCTCCTCTGAACAGTCCCAATGCCCCAACACACAGACTCATTTAGGGACTTACCTCTTTAGCAAAACACCTTCTCCAGCAGTAGAGACCAAGAGGGACCAGAGATGCCAGAAGCAGCAGGACCCAGACACCTATGACCATGGCCTGGAGACTTATAAATAGGGCCTGGGAACAGAGGGTCATGGGCACCAGAGAAATGGTCACCTTCCTGCCCTTCCCTGGCCTTCACTAACACAGGTCACTCTCCACCCCTCACCCCCAAGTCTGTGTCTTCTGGGGTCATCAGTGCATCCCGTGTGCAGAATGCAACCTGAAACTTGGCCTACTGATCCTCTGTGTCCTGCAGCCTAGCTTGTAGTTTGGCACCCTGACAGCCTCCAGGACTTGAGAGACTCAAGGAAGGGCATGCATTTACCACCTTCTCACCCTCCACACATTTGCCATCTTGGTTCATTCATGGTTAGTATTTAGAGTTTCGTTCCCATGGGTCGGTAACACTCACAACTGTGGGAGCTGCTTCTGCTTTGCTCAGTGCTGTTCTTTAGTGACAGCCATCAGGCTGGGTGAAGATTAGGGCTGAGGATTTCTGATGGAGAGTTTTACCCTTGCCAGTCCTGGTCCTCCCTTCTGCTTCCTGCAGCTGCTCCTTCCCCTTGGTCTCCTACCTTCAGCATGTTTAGGTGGGAAATGCATAGGTGTAGTCTCTCATCTTCTTTGGGATCTGGGGTGCTTGGGGCCTTGGTGAGCCAGCCCATTGAGGTGTAGTCATCACAAAAGTCACTTCTAAAGTTGTAGTAATCACAGAAATTATGAGCCGTAACTACAATGGCGGCAATGGCCGAGCACAAAGTTGCCAGCCCGAGAAGGATCCGCAGCAGGGCCTGggaggggaggaggcagagggaaacTCAGGGGTTCCGTCTCTCCCAGAGCCCAAAGTGGGGAAAAGCAGGCAGCATGGAGGTCACATATGGTAGAACAGGAGCCTTGGAGTGGTCTCTACCTGAGTCTGGTTCCCTGCCCTTCCCTACCCTGCCCTGAACTCACCCACCAGATTCCACCGTGCTTCTCAGAAAAAAAGGCAGTGACTCCAGCCAGCAAA
This window harbors:
- the Tmem176a gene encoding transmembrane protein 176A: METADGSEAAPEAPQPTYISIHIHQESGLAKLLLAGCSLLRLPASASGTNTLSNSRLLVASWVVQIALGILSCVLGGFFGIFWSSAPWRTGAPFWTGAVALLAGVTAFFSEKHGGIWWALLRILLGLATLCSAIAAIVVTAHNFCDYYNFRSDFCDDYTSMGWLTKAPSTPDPKEDERLHLCISHLNMLKALFISLQAMVIGVWVLLLLASLVPLGLYCWRRCFAKEEKDQKTLLEVTGMSPYLS